A genomic segment from Streptosporangium roseum DSM 43021 encodes:
- the panD gene encoding aspartate 1-decarboxylase, giving the protein MLRTMLTSKIHRATVTQADLHYVGSLTVDEDLLDAAGLLPGEQVHVVDIDNGARLVTYTIAGPRGSGIIGINGAAARLVHQGDLVIIIAYGQLDDAEARTFRPRVVHVDGGNRIVELGHDPASAPEPVTDLLRGDVLHRPAG; this is encoded by the coding sequence ATGCTCCGCACCATGCTCACGTCCAAGATCCATCGTGCCACCGTCACCCAGGCCGACCTGCACTACGTGGGATCGCTGACCGTCGACGAGGATCTGCTGGACGCGGCGGGCCTGCTCCCCGGCGAACAGGTCCACGTGGTGGACATCGACAACGGCGCCCGGCTGGTGACCTACACGATCGCGGGCCCCCGCGGTTCCGGGATCATCGGCATCAACGGCGCGGCCGCCCGCCTCGTCCACCAGGGCGACCTGGTGATCATCATCGCGTACGGCCAGCTCGACGACGCCGAGGCGCGGACCTTCCGGCCCAGGGTCGTCCACGTCGACGGTGGCAACCGGATCGTCGAGCTCGGCCACGACCCCGCCTCGGCCCCGGAGCCCGTCACCGATCTCCTGCGCGGTGACGTGCTCCACCGGCCGGCGGGCTGA
- the panC gene encoding pantoate--beta-alanine ligase, producing MDVIVAGDRAELAEARRALGIGGPASPGKAALALVPTMGALHEGHRSLMRLAGEHAEHVAVSIFVNPLQFGPGEDFSRYPRTFDDDLEVCAAEGVSMVFAPAAEDMYLPDRQVGVSAGKMGAVVEGAFRPGHLDGVLTVVLKLFNLVRPDVAVFGQKDAQQLAMIRRMVADLDLPISVVGAPTIREADGLALSSRNRYLSPQDRQAALALSRALFAGAGQRTPGEIRRVARAVLAEEPSVAVDYLVLVDPATFAEVGEGHTGEAILAVAARVGSTRLIDNVTIGL from the coding sequence ATGGACGTGATCGTGGCGGGTGACCGCGCCGAGCTGGCCGAGGCGAGGCGGGCCCTGGGGATCGGCGGGCCGGCATCCCCGGGGAAGGCCGCCCTGGCGCTGGTGCCGACCATGGGCGCGCTGCACGAGGGGCACCGTTCGCTCATGCGGCTGGCCGGCGAGCACGCCGAGCACGTGGCCGTGAGCATCTTCGTGAACCCGCTGCAGTTCGGCCCCGGCGAGGACTTCTCCCGCTATCCCCGCACGTTCGACGACGACCTGGAGGTCTGCGCCGCGGAGGGCGTGAGCATGGTGTTCGCCCCCGCCGCCGAGGACATGTATCTGCCGGACCGGCAGGTCGGCGTCTCGGCGGGGAAGATGGGCGCGGTCGTCGAGGGGGCGTTCCGGCCGGGGCACCTCGACGGCGTGCTGACCGTGGTGCTCAAGCTGTTCAACCTGGTCCGGCCGGACGTGGCGGTGTTCGGGCAGAAGGACGCCCAGCAGCTCGCGATGATCCGCCGGATGGTCGCCGACCTCGACCTGCCGATCTCCGTCGTCGGGGCGCCCACGATCAGGGAGGCCGACGGCCTGGCGCTGTCCAGCCGCAACCGCTACCTGTCCCCGCAGGACCGCCAGGCGGCGCTGGCCCTGTCCCGGGCCCTGTTCGCGGGGGCCGGGCAGCGGACCCCGGGGGAGATCCGGCGGGTCGCGCGTGCCGTGCTGGCGGAGGAGCCCTCGGTGGCCGTCGACTACCTGGTCCTGGTGGACCCGGCGACCTTCGCGGAGGTCGGCGAGGGCCACACGGGCGAGGCGATCCTCGCCGTGGCCGCAAGGGTCGGCTCGACCAGGCTGATCGACAACGTGACGATCGGCCTCTAG
- a CDS encoding Rossmann-like and DUF2520 domain-containing protein: protein MDTRDRPARLAVGVVGAGRVGSALGAALARAGHRVVAASGVSDSSRERAAERLGLTPTRPEDVVSKSDLILLTVPDDVLPDLVSGLVGTGADLRGKLVAHTSGAYGLAVLNPAIKAGALPLALHPVMTFTGRDDDLRRLVGISYGVTAPDPLRPVAEALVIEMEGEPVWIEDEDRALYHAALAGAANHMVTLVAESSELLEKIGVEQPGRMLGPLLGAALENVLRLGIAGLTGPVVRGDAGTVRKHVDALILAAPEAADAYVALARLTADRALAAGLLKPEAAERLLDALGGNIWT, encoded by the coding sequence ATGGACACACGTGATCGCCCGGCACGGCTGGCCGTCGGAGTGGTCGGCGCGGGCCGGGTCGGCTCGGCACTCGGCGCCGCGCTCGCGCGAGCGGGCCATCGAGTCGTCGCCGCGAGCGGGGTCTCCGACTCCTCCAGGGAACGAGCGGCGGAGCGGCTCGGCCTGACACCCACCCGCCCCGAGGACGTGGTGTCGAAATCCGACCTCATCCTCCTGACGGTCCCCGACGACGTCCTGCCCGACCTGGTCTCCGGCCTGGTCGGCACCGGCGCCGACCTGCGGGGCAAGCTGGTGGCCCACACCAGCGGCGCGTACGGCCTGGCGGTGCTGAACCCGGCGATCAAGGCGGGGGCGCTCCCGCTGGCCCTCCACCCGGTGATGACCTTCACCGGCAGGGACGACGACCTCCGCCGGCTCGTCGGCATCTCCTACGGCGTCACCGCGCCCGACCCGCTCCGCCCGGTGGCCGAGGCGCTGGTCATCGAGATGGAGGGCGAGCCGGTCTGGATCGAGGACGAGGACCGGGCGCTCTACCACGCGGCCCTGGCGGGAGCGGCCAACCACATGGTGACGCTCGTCGCGGAGTCCTCCGAGCTGCTGGAGAAGATCGGCGTGGAGCAGCCGGGCCGGATGCTCGGCCCGCTGCTGGGCGCCGCCCTGGAGAACGTGCTGCGGCTCGGCATCGCCGGGCTGACCGGCCCGGTGGTGCGCGGAGACGCGGGGACCGTCCGCAAGCACGTGGACGCGCTGATCCTGGCCGCCCCCGAGGCCGCGGACGCCTATGTGGCCCTCGCTAGGCTCACGGCGGACCGGGCGCTGGCGGCCGGGCTGCTCAAGCCCGAGGCCGCCGAGCGCCTCCTGGACGCCCTGGGAGGCAACATATGGACGTGA